In Beutenbergia cavernae DSM 12333, the DNA window CTGGGCGAGGCTCTGGGCCGACGTCGCGTACTCCTGCGCCTGCTGGGCGGTGGCCAGCGCGGCGCCGGGATCCGTCGCTGCCTGCGTGCGCGCCTGGGTGAGGAGCCGGATCGCCTCGGCGAGGCGCGTGCGGGCCTCGGGGCCGACGGCGCCGCGTCGGGTCTCGACGAAGTCGTTCGTCGCGCGGACCTGCGACTCGAGACGGCCGAGGGTGCCCTCGAGCTGGGCCGCGGCCCGCTGCGTGACTTCCGCCTGCTCGCGCAGCGGCGCGAGCGACGCGTCGAGGGCGGCCTCCGCGTTCGCGATCCGGGTCAGGGCCGCGAGCGGGTCGCCGCCGGACGATGCGGCGCGCGCCGCGGCGATGGCCTGCGTGGCCTCGGCGACCTGGGCGTCGACCCCGTGCCCCTGGCTCGTGGCGAGCCTGTCGGCGTCGGCGAGGTCGGCGGAGATCGAGGCGATGGCGGCCTCGAGCTTCGGCGCCGCCTGGGCCAGGTCGTCGCCCGCGCGGGAGACGGCGTCGAGCAGCGTCGCCGCCTGACCGGTCGCGCCCGTCGCGACCCGGATCTGCTCGAGCGCGGCGCCGCCGTCCTGGCGCTCGACCGCAGCCCGGCCCTGCGTCACCGCCTCCGTGGCGCCGTCCAGCAGGCGCTGGGCCTGATCGGGGTTCGCCACCACCGAGGCGAGCGCCGTGGCGGGGTAGGTGACCGCCAGGTTCGTGAGCGTCTCCCGCGCGGCCGGCACCCGGCCGGCGAGCTCGGTGACCCGGCCCTCCAGCGCGTCGAGCGTGGCCGGCGCGTTGCGCTGCTCCTCGCGGAGCTCGACGAACTGCTGGGCCTCGCCCTGCAGCGAGGCCTGGACCTGCTCCAGCGTCGTGATGATCTCGGCCATCATCGCGCGGGCCTGCGGCTCCGCCTCGGCGGTGGAGTCGTCGAGCTCCTGGCGCAGCTGGAACGCGCGGGCGACCTTCGGCCTGGCGTCGGCGAGCGCCGTCGCGAAGGACGCCGTCGCGGCGGACCCGAACTGGGCCTCGGCGAACCCGAGCTCCTGCTCGTAGGTGCGCATGCCGTCGTCGATCGCGACGAGTCCCGCGCTCGCACGGCGGTTCAGCTCTTCCGTGCTCAGGGACTCGAGCGAACCGGGGGCCGAGGCGGGGCCGGCCTGCTGCCGCTGCCGCGAGCTCCGGCGCACCAGCCACACGACGAGCACCACGATCGCGGCGACCACGAGGATGCCGACGATGATCCACCCCGCGTTCGAGCCGCCCCCGCCGGAGGCGGCCCCGCTGCCGCCGCCGGCCGCGTCGCGCAGTCCGTCCGCGGCCGCGATCGCCGCACCTGCCCAGTCGTCGTCGGCCAGCGCGGGTTCGATCTGCTCCGAGCGGATCGTGGCGAGCTGGTCGTCGGTGACGGACGCGCTCGCCCCGAGCGAGAAGTCGTAGACCCGGTCCTCGACCGCGACGGCGAGCAACGCGTCGTCGTCACCCAGCTGCGACAGGTTCGCCGTCTCGTCGGCCCAGTCGCCGCCGTCCATGCCGTCGAACGAGTCGACGTACACGACGAACAGGTCGTACGGAGTGTCCTCCGCGAGGGCGTCCGCCGCGTCCAGGATGTCGGCCGTGCTCCCTGCGAGGACCGCGGCGCTGGTGGTGTCGGTCACGCGGTCGTCGAGCCGGAGCGGCTCGTCGGCGAGAGCGGCAGGGGCGAGCAGCACGGTGGCGGCGACGACGGCGCAGGCCGTGGCCGCGAGGCGCGTGCGGTGGCGTGCGGGAGACCCTGCGTCAGCCTGGGTCAGGGGTGTCGTGCGGCGTCGCGTCACGGGGCGATCCTCCGCCAGGTCGGCGACCTCGTGCAACGCGAGCGGGCCCGAGGAGCCCCCGAGCGTGTCGTACCGTGAGCCTCGCCCCGCTCGCACGAACCCGCAGGAGACCCATGTCCGCCGCCCCCCAGCCGCCGGTCCTCACCGTCGTCCAGCAGGGTCCGGACGTCGGTCCCGACCTGTTCGCGTCGTGGCTCACGGGGCTGGACCTGCGCATCGTGCGGGCGGATCTCGGCGTGCCCGTGCCAGCCGTCGGGGCCGTGGGCGACGGGCTCCTCGTGCTCGGCGGACAGATGACGGCGTTCGACGACGACGCCGCGCCGTGGCTGCCGGCCGTCCGCGCGCTGCTCGTGGACGCCGCAGCGTCGGACGTCCCGACGCTCGGCGTCTGCCTCGGGGCGCAGCTGCTCGCCCGCGCCCTGGGCGGCCGGGTGGAGGTCGCGGCGCCGCACGGGCGCGAGGCCGGCGTCGTCGACGTGCGGTGGCGGCCCGATGCGGCCGACGACGCCGTGCTCGGCCCGGCGCTCGCCTCCGTCGGCGGTGGGCGGCCGCCGTCGTCGTCCCCGGTGCTGAGCATGCACGCCGACGTCGTCACGGAGCTGCCGCCCGGGGCCGTGTGGCTCGGCAGCTCGGCCGTCTACCCGTTCCAGGCGTTCCGGTGCGGCTCGGCGCTGGGCGTGCAGTTCCACCCCGAGGCGTCCGACCACACGCTCCTCCACTGGGCGTCGGGGCACGACGACGTCGACGTCGCCGAGGTGCGTGCCCAGCTCGACGAGCGCGGCGAGCACGCCCATGCGCTCGGCCGTGCGCTCGCGGCCGCCTTCGCGGCCCAGGTGCGCGCCGCCTCCGACGCGCGGACCTGCGCGTCGGCCTGATATTCACTTTCGCGTGGTGGCGGGAACACGCCACGATGTCGGACGGTTGTGATCATCTGAGGCCCTCGAGCCTCCGCGCCGCTCCCGTGCCACCGTCGTGGTTCGCGGCGAGGCACGACCGTCCGCGACCCCGCCACGGAAGGCACCGCCTGCATGTCCGCGACCCTGCCCAACCCCGTCCCGACGGCTGAGCCCGAGCGCCTCAGCCGGGACAAGTTCGTCCTCATCGCCCTGCTTCTCGGCTCCGCCTTCGTCGTCATCCTCAACGAGACCACCATGAGCGTCGCGCTCGCGCCGCTCATGAAGGACCTCGGCATCACCGCCACCACGGGTCAGTGGCTCACCACGGCGTTCATGCTCACCATGGCCGTCGTCATCCCTGCCACCGGCTACCTGCTGCAGCGGCTCGGTACCCGCGGGGCGTACCTGCTCGCGATGTCCCTGTTCAGCGCGGGCACCCTGCTCGCCGCCGTCTCGCCCACGTTCCCGATCCTGCTCGGCGCCCGGGTCGTCCAGGCCTCCGGGACCGCGATCATGATGCCGCTGCTCATGACGACGATCATGACGATCGTGCCGACGTCGTCCCGCGGCAAGATCATGGGGAACGTCGCGATCGTCATGGCCGCCGCGCCCGCGCTCGGGCCCGCCATCTCCGGCGTCATCCTCAACTCGCTCGGGTGGCGGTGGGTCTTCGGCATCGTGCTGCCGATCGCCCTGGTGTCGCTGGTGGCCGGGTTCCTGCACGTGCGCGACACGGGTGAGCGGACGCGCGCGCCGCTGGACCCGCTGTCGCTGGTGCTCGCCGTGGTGGCGTTCGGTGGGCTCGTGTACGGACTGTCGAGTCTCGGCGAGGCCGCCCGGCACGCGCCGCCGGTGCCGCCGTGGATCCCGCTGACGGCGGGCTCGGTGATGCTCGTGGCGTTCGTCGCTCGTCAGCTCCTGCTCCAGCGGACCGACCGCGCGCTCCTCGACCTCCGCGTGTTCAGCTCGCGGTCGTTCGCCGTCTCCCTCGGGATCATGGCCGTGTCGATGATCGCGTTGTTCGGGTCGCTGATCCTGCTCCCGCTCTACCTGCAGGACTCGCTCAACCTCACGTCCCTCACCACCGGCCTGATCGTGCTGCCGGGCGGCCTCGCCATGGGCCTCCTCGGTCCGACCGTGGGGCGGCTGTTCGACCGGGTCGGCCCCCGACCGCTGGTCATCCCGGGCGCCGCGGTGGTGCTCGGCGCGCTGGGTCTCCTCACGACCGTGAGCGCCGGCACGTCGCCGTGGTTCGTGCTCGGCGCGCACGTGCTGCTGAGCCTCGGCCTGGCGTTCGTGTTCACGCCGCTGTTCACGACGGCGCTCGGGGCCCTCGAGCCGCACCTGTACTCGCACGGCTCCGCCGTCATCGGCACGACGCAGCAGCTCGCCGGGGCCGCGGGCACGGCCATGTTCGTCGCGGTCATGACACAGGGTTCCGTGGCGGCGGGGGAGGCCGGGGCGTCGCCCGCGGCGGCGCTGGCCGACGGCGTCGGGACGGCGTTCGTGTGGGGCGCGGCCTTCATGGCGCTCGCGTTCGCCCTGACGTTCCTGCTCCGCCGGCAGCCCGCCGCGGAGCTGGAGCACGCCGTCGCGCACTGAGCGGCACGGGCCGGCCGCGTGGAAGGTCGGTTGCCCTCACGGCAACCGACCGTCCACGTCGCCGCCGCGCGCGCCAGCCCGACCTCGACAGACCGGGTGGACGTCACACGTCGGCGGCGAGGTCCTCGGCGTCGATGATCCGGTAGGCGTATCCCTGCTCGGCGAGGAAGCGCTGCCGGTGCGCGGCGAAGTCCTGGTCGACCGTGTCGCGGGCGACGACGGCGTAGAAGTGCGCCGTCCGCCCGTCGCCCTTCGGGCGGAGCAGGCGGCCGAGGCGCTGCGCCTCCTCCTGCCGCGAGCCGAACGACCCGGAGACCTGGATCGCTACCGCAGCCTCGGGCAGGTCGATCGAGAAGTTCGCCACCTTGCTCACGACCAGCGTCGTCACGTCACCGCTGCGGAACGCGTCGAACAGGCGCTGGCGCTCGGGCACCGTCGTCGCCCCGGTGATCACCGGCGCCCCGATCTGCTCGCCGAGCTCCTCGAGCTGGTCGAGGTACTGCCCGATCACGAGCGTCTGCTCGCCGTCGTGCTTGCGCAGCAGCTCGCGCACCACCCGCGACTTCCCGGCCGCCGTGGCGGCGAGCCGGTACCGGTCCTCGGGCTCCGCCGTCGCGTACGCCATCCGTGCCGAGTCCGGCAGCGTCAGCCGGATCTCCACGCAATCCGCCGGTGCGATGTAGCCCTGGGCCTCGATGTCCTTCCACGGTGCGTCGTACCGCTTCGGCCCGATGAGGCTGAACACCTCGTCCTCGCGGCCGTCCTCGCGCACGAGCGTGGCCGTGAGACCGAGCCGACGGCGTGCCTGCAGGTCGGCGGTCATGCGGAAGATGGGCGCCGGCAGCAGGTGGACC includes these proteins:
- a CDS encoding TPM domain-containing protein is translated as MTRRRTTPLTQADAGSPARHRTRLAATACAVVAATVLLAPAALADEPLRLDDRVTDTTSAAVLAGSTADILDAADALAEDTPYDLFVVYVDSFDGMDGGDWADETANLSQLGDDDALLAVAVEDRVYDFSLGASASVTDDQLATIRSEQIEPALADDDWAGAAIAAADGLRDAAGGGSGAASGGGGSNAGWIIVGILVVAAIVVLVVWLVRRSSRQRQQAGPASAPGSLESLSTEELNRRASAGLVAIDDGMRTYEQELGFAEAQFGSAATASFATALADARPKVARAFQLRQELDDSTAEAEPQARAMMAEIITTLEQVQASLQGEAQQFVELREEQRNAPATLDALEGRVTELAGRVPAARETLTNLAVTYPATALASVVANPDQAQRLLDGATEAVTQGRAAVERQDGGAALEQIRVATGATGQAATLLDAVSRAGDDLAQAAPKLEAAIASISADLADADRLATSQGHGVDAQVAEATQAIAAARAASSGGDPLAALTRIANAEAALDASLAPLREQAEVTQRAAAQLEGTLGRLESQVRATNDFVETRRGAVGPEARTRLAEAIRLLTQARTQAATDPGAALATAQQAQEYATSAQSLAQRDVESWERSQQVPQQSSSGGPDLGSMILGGILFGNRGGGGGGGWGGGFTGGGYGGGSSRGGSRRSSGGSFGGSRRSSGGSRRSSGGRRGGGGRF
- a CDS encoding type 1 glutamine amidotransferase yields the protein MSAAPQPPVLTVVQQGPDVGPDLFASWLTGLDLRIVRADLGVPVPAVGAVGDGLLVLGGQMTAFDDDAAPWLPAVRALLVDAAASDVPTLGVCLGAQLLARALGGRVEVAAPHGREAGVVDVRWRPDAADDAVLGPALASVGGGRPPSSSPVLSMHADVVTELPPGAVWLGSSAVYPFQAFRCGSALGVQFHPEASDHTLLHWASGHDDVDVAEVRAQLDERGEHAHALGRALAAAFAAQVRAASDARTCASA
- a CDS encoding MDR family MFS transporter, whose protein sequence is MSATLPNPVPTAEPERLSRDKFVLIALLLGSAFVVILNETTMSVALAPLMKDLGITATTGQWLTTAFMLTMAVVIPATGYLLQRLGTRGAYLLAMSLFSAGTLLAAVSPTFPILLGARVVQASGTAIMMPLLMTTIMTIVPTSSRGKIMGNVAIVMAAAPALGPAISGVILNSLGWRWVFGIVLPIALVSLVAGFLHVRDTGERTRAPLDPLSLVLAVVAFGGLVYGLSSLGEAARHAPPVPPWIPLTAGSVMLVAFVARQLLLQRTDRALLDLRVFSSRSFAVSLGIMAVSMIALFGSLILLPLYLQDSLNLTSLTTGLIVLPGGLAMGLLGPTVGRLFDRVGPRPLVIPGAAVVLGALGLLTTVSAGTSPWFVLGAHVLLSLGLAFVFTPLFTTALGALEPHLYSHGSAVIGTTQQLAGAAGTAMFVAVMTQGSVAAGEAGASPAAALADGVGTAFVWGAAFMALAFALTFLLRRQPAAELEHAVAH